CGGTCTATCTTGCGGGTTGGGGGCTGAAGAATAGTGCAAATGCCCCAGCTCACGATAGTGTGACCTCCGATTCCGAGACAGGGGAGTGGAACTTGGCTACTTTGACTAGCACGTCACACCCATGACGTCTTGTCGCGCCGTACTTGAAGGAAGCCTCCGTGTCTGTCCAGCCCGCCGATCACGTCCGTGAAGACATCCGACTCCTTGGCCGGGTGCTCGGCCGTGTGATCGCCAAGCAGGAAGGGCAGGAGATCTTCGACTTGGTCGAATCCACCCGCCGCGCCGCCTTCGACATCTCCCACGGGGATGCCGCCCCGGAAGATCTGCTCGCAGTCTTCCACGACATGGACATCACCAAAATGAACCTCGTTGCACGCGCTTTCAGCCACTTCGCGCTGCTGACCAACTTGGTTGAGGACTTAGATGACGAGAAAGTTGCCGCACCGGTCTCGTTGCGCACCAGCTTCGCCCACCTCAAAGACAGTGGTGTGGACGCTGACAAGGTCGCCGAACTCATCAGCGGGGCGCAGGTCTCCCCGGTGCTCACCGCACACCCGACTGAGACCCGTCGCCGCACCGTCTTCGACACCCAGACCCACATCAAACGCCTGCTGAGTGAACTCCATGCCGGTGCCGACCCGGCAGCCATCGAACGCGAGATGGAGCTGCGCATGACCCTGATGTGGCAGACCGCGCTTATCCGCATCGCGCGCCCGCGCCTCGAGGACGAAATTGATGTCGGCCTGCGCTACTACAAGCTCTCTCTGCTTGAGCAGATCCCGGCCCTCAACCGCGCGATCCGCTACGAGCTGCGCGACACCTTCGAACGCGACCTCGAGCTCACCCCCGTCGTGCGCCCCGGCTCCTGGATCGGCGGCGACCATGACGGCAACCCGTACGTGAATGCAGACACTCTCACGTATGCCACCCGCCAAGCCGCCGATGCCGTGCTCGGCTACTACGTCGACGAGCTGGGCGAGTTGGAGCGCGAGCTGTCCCTCTCAGACCGCTACTCCACCTCATCGGAGGAGCTTTCCAAGCTTGCCGAGTCCGCGAACAACACCGCCGAGTCCCGCGTCGACGAGCCCTACCGCCGCGCCATTTACGGCATCCGCCACCGCGTCGCCGCGACCCGCGAAGTACTCGCCGGCGAGCCGAGAACCGGCGAACATCTGCCGTATGCGGACCCGGGTGAGCTGCTTGCAGACTTGGACGTGATCGATGCCTCCCTGCGTGCGCACGGCGGCGCCATTATTGCAGACGACCGGCTGGGCCGCCTGCGCTCTGCGGTGACCACCTTCGGTTTCCACCTGTACACGCTAGACCTGCGCCAAAACTCCGAATCCTTTGAAAAGGTCGTGGCTGAAGTACTGAGCGTTGCCGGCGTGTGCGAGGACTACGCGTCGCTTATGGAGGAAGACCGCGTGGAGGTGCTCGTCGAGGAGCTGCGCACCCCGCGCCCGCTGCTGCGCGCCGAGGCCCAGCTTAGTGATGACACACGCAAGGAAATGGGCATCCTCGCCGCCGCTGCCCGCGCCGTGCAAGACCTCGGCCAGGGCGCGATCGCGCAGTGCATTATCGCCATGACCGGGGCCGTCTCCGACATCCTCGAACCCATGGTCCTGCTTAAGGAAGTTGGTCTGAATGGTGTCAACGTCGTCCCGTTGTTTGAAACCATCGAAGACCTTGCGCACGGCGCCCGCATCCTCGAAGACCTTTGGTCGCTCCCGTTCTACCGCGAACACCTCCGCGCCCGCGGCGATGTCCAGGAGGTCATGCTCGGTTACTCCGACTCCAACAAGGACGGCGGCTATTTGCAAGCGAACTGGGCTCTTTACGACGCCGAACTCGCCCTCGTCGAACTCTGCAACCGCCACGGCATCCACCTTCGACTCGCGCACGGCCGCGGCGGGGCAGTCGGCCGCGGCGGCGGGCCCACGTACGACGCCATCCTCGCCCAACCCAAGGGCGCTGTCGCCGGCTCCATCCGAATCACCGAACAAGGCGAGATCATCTCCGCCAAGTACGGCTCGCCCGAGACCGCGCGCCGCCACCTCGAGGCTTTGGTTGCCGGCACTCTTGAGGCCTCCCTCCTGGATACCGAACCTATCGAAGACCCGACCCGCGCTTACGACATCATGCGTACGCTTGCCGCCTACTCCGGCGAAAAGTACAAAGAACTCATCGGCGACCCTGGCTTTATTGGCTATTTCACCCAGTCCACCCCGTTGCACGAGATCGGCGAGCTCAACCTCGGCTCCCGCCCGGCGTCGCGCAAACAGACCACGGCGATCTCCGACCTTCGCGCCATCCCTTGGGTGCTGTCCTGGGCGCAGTCGCGCACCAACGTGCCGGGCTGGTTCGGCGTCGGCACCGCGGTCGAGCGCTGGGCGGGCGAGAGTGAAGAGCGCTGGGAGGACCTGCGCGAGCTCTACCGCGACTGGCCTTTTTTCCGCTCCGTGCTGTCCAACATGGCCCAAGTCATGGCCAAGGCGGAGATGTCGCTAGCCCGCCTCTATGCCGACCTAGTGGAGGACCGCGAGGTAGCCGAACGCATTTACACGCTCATCGCCGATGAATTCCAGCGCACCAAGGTGGTTTACTTCCGCATCACCGGGCATACGGACCTTGTAGCCGAAAACCAGCGCCAGGCCCGATCCCTGAAACGTCGCTACCCCTACCTCCTGCCGCTCAACGCTATCCAGCTCGAGCTGCTTCGCCGCTACCGCGCCGGCGACGAGACCTTCCTCGTCTCCAAGACGATTCAGGTCACCATGAACGGGCTCGCCACCGCCCTGCGCAACGCGGGGTAGGTTTCTGCGGCTGGGGCGCGGGGTGGATCCCCTGCAACCCGCTTCAGAAGCAAGAAAGAGGCAAGAAAAAGTTTCTCCAGGTAGGAGAATCTTTCGAGCGGTTTTAGGGCTGTTCTGGCGCCCTTTTCCGGTTACGGAGCAATAAAGATTTTGAGCCTACGGGCCCAGGGATGAACGTGTGACTGATCTGCTTTGGGTGCTCCTGTTCGGTTTTGGGAAGTTGTCCGTATTGGCGGCCTCTTTTGGCCGCGAGGTTCTTTCAGGAAGGGGCGAAACGTAGATGACAATCAGTCACACCGGTCGATGATGGAGGGATGTACCGATGAGCAATCGTGAAGGCGGTATCCCGCGCTAAAGGACGCGACCATGCGTGAGCAGCTGTCGCTCCACCGTGCCTGGGAAGCCCAAACTGGCAACGATTGAAATCGGTTAGTGCCGTAAGTCACATAGGTAGGTTTTCCTACTTGTGTAACATAAATCTGAGTGTGATAATTACCACACGGCGAAAGCCCCTTCGCCGCTGAATGCCTACCGATGGGGGGAACCATGAACTGGGCAATGAGTCCTTCTACCGCCATTGCTAGAGCATGTCTCTTCTGAAATCAGGCCTATTAGCCGTGGGGATAGTCGCCACGGCCATTCTGGCGACTACCGTGGCTTTCCTCGGCGCGAGGCTTTACTCAGCGATCGATGGTCACCTGGGTGAGTACGGGGTACAGGTGGAATCAGATCGCACCGCTTCGGAGCGTGCGAGTTTCTATTCCGAGCTGGCCGAGTTTGCGCGAAGCAATGACTTCGATATCGCGATTAACTACTCGTCGCTCGCTGCCTCTGGTGGTGAGCAGCGAGTCTACTCATCCTCGCTTCCGCCTAACGGCGGTCGGATGGAACGGCCGCGCTTTGAACGCGGGGAAGTTGACATATTTTATCCGCTGGAAGACTTTCCATACTCTGATCCAAGGCAACCTCTCCATCTCAAAGGGTCTGCGACGGACGAGCAACACTTGCTGCGGTGGTTAGCCGAACAGGGGCTCGACGCGGTGCCTCTTACCAGTTACTTCTCCGAAATCTTTGCATCTTCGACAATTCCCATTCTGCTGATCCTATCTGTGCTCCTGTGTCTGGTACTAGGCGCGGGCCATGTCATTGCCCGCTCGCGGGAGGTCGGTGTTCATCGACTGCTTGGGCTCAGCGTCGCAGAAACGACCCGTATTGAAATTCAGCGCCAAAGCGTTGCCCTTACGATCGCCTACCTCGGAAGCCCACTGATTGTTGCTGGCCTTCTTTATGCCTACAACGGGTGGGCGGAGAGCTGGGTATTTTGGAGAATGTATTTCACGATCAGCGTGATTCTGTCTGTGTGTTTGCTCGTTGGCTACCTAGGTGGGCAGTTTCTGGTTCGCAGGACATCGATACCGCAATCCATCAAGGGCAAGATCCACGCGCGGCCAATTCTCTATTCCCTGACTGCCGTCCGCGGAGTGACCCTGGTTGCTGCGCTCAGTGTGGTTGCAACCTTGGTTGGGTTTTCTGCGGAACTCGAGGCGCGTCACCGCTTGCAGGGGCTGTGGGATGCTCACCGTGGGCCGCAAGAGTTGGCGTTGAACGTCAACACGGCTTTCGAAGACTGGTCAGATACAGAGACCGCAGCGCCATTCCGGGTTGCCGACGAGGCGGGAGACGTGCTCCTCGTTGATCCTTATTGGATTACATGGCCCGTGGAATTAGAGGCACCAGTCCTATTAGCGAACCAGGAATTCGCGAGACAGGCGGGAGTGTCGATGTTGGATGGTGCTGCAGTGACGGTCTGCTCGCCGGGAGAAACGTCGGTGCACTCGAGAAACGTGATCGAGGATTCGCTCGAATTCGAGGCCGGCTATGCCAATGAACCAGCGCCCGACATAGAGTGGCGGGACGGTTGCAGCTTAGGCTCGGTATTCACCTATGACGTTAACTACCGTCCGCAAGTCGATAACCCGATTCTCGTCATACTCCCGCGTGGCCTCGCTCCGTTGGGCGACCACAACTTGATGTCAAAGGTATCCCAGCAAGTCCTTCTAACTGTCTCCCCTGACGTACCTTCGCAAATGTTGAAGGGCGCTACTGGGAACACACTTGCTTTCTTTAGACCGCGTGAAGACTCATGGCAGGCGAGCATTCGCACCGCCGAGCAGAATGTGGCTCTGTGGGGGCTGAATGGTTTTGCATCAGTCCTGCTTGTGACGGTCTTGGTCGGAGCCACGGTCCTTACTTTTCGCGTCACCTACCGGCGCAAAATCCACGTTGCCTATGTTTGTGGGCGAAGCCCTTGGTGGGTTGCAAAAGAAGCAGTAGCTATCGAAGTTGCATTCTTCCTAGCCACGATTGGTTGGCTGCTTTATAAGGTTCGCGATCATTGGATTCAAGCCGAGAGCCGCGTGCCGTCAACCTGGAGTATCGGGTTTGAACATCAATGGTCGCCATCCACCATCGTCGCAGTAGTAGGTTTCGGCGCAGTATGGTTCATGGTTTCTGTGGGGTTGATGCTCAAAGCTGCTTCGCGGTGGGATGCAAGAGGAGGTACGGAACCGCAATGACAATTCAGGTAAACGAAGTATCCTGCGCATTTGGCGAGCGGACGGTTTTGCAAGCTTTCACAGCCACGTTTAGGGCAGGTCGAATCACGGCGCTCACAGGGCCCTCCGGCAGCGGCAAGACAACCTTGCTCAATATGTTAGGTGGGCTGACCACGCCGGATTCGGGGACGATCGAGTTCGAGGGGCTCGACATCGCATCTATGAATTCGCGCGCACGTCGCAAATTTCGGCGATCAAACGTCGGATATCTGTTTCAGGACTACGGTTTGGTCTCCGATCTCTCTGTGATGGAGAACATCAAGATCGCTGTCCCCCGCGTCTCCCGCGAAACAATGGAGGCGGCGCTGAATGAAGTCGGACTTGGCGGATCCGAGAAGCGAACGGTGAGCGAACTTTCTGGTGGTGAACAACAACGCATCGCTTTGGCACGAGTCATTCTCGCGCAGCCGAAAATAGTGTTAGCAGATGAGCCAACCGGAGCCCTCGATAAAGCAAATGCGCAACTCGTTCTTAAGCATCTACGCCATTTTGCTCAGAAAGGCGCAGTAGTCGTCGTAGCCACCCATTCTGCGTTTATCTCCAATAATTCAGATGAGGTAGTGGAGCTCTGATGTAGCGGAAAAATATAGCTGGGATCGAGCGTCACCCCTGTACTTGTCGGATGCGCAGTCGTTTGGTGACGCGTAGGCAGCACCCAGCGACTACGGGAGGGGTGGCGTTTGGGGATGGAAGGCGAAACTGGGCTGATCAACGTGGCTGTCTCGGTCGGGCACAGCGCTTCCCAGCCGGCTAACGCCGGTGGCGAGACCTTCCTCGTACCCGAGACGATCCAGGTCACCATGAACGGGCTCGCCATCGCCCTGCGCAACGCCGGGGAGGTTGTCGGCTTCGACGCCTCGGAGCCGGAGAGGTGGATCCAACCTAAAACGCGCCCGAGAAGCAAGAAACAGGCAAGAAAACGATTCCGCAGGTAAGGGAGTTTTTTGAAGAGTTTAAGGGCTGTTTTGGCATCTTTTTCTGGTTACGGAGCAAGAAAAAATCGCTCTTCTGATCTGATCTAGGTGGTCTAGTTCGTCGGGTAAGCGTTTGCGGTAAGTGGGGCGGAGGTACCGGGCTGGGCACAGCGCTGCCCAGCCTGACCAAACAAAAACGGCCGGTGTCGGGGCGCGAAACCCCGACACCGGTCGATTTCAGATCAGCGAGCTACTTCTCCAGTGCGTCGATGATCTTGTTGAAGGTTGCGGACGGGCGCATGACCGCGGAGGTCTTCTCCTCGTCCGGCCAGTAGTAGCCGCCCAGGTCAACAGCGCCGCCCTGTGCGTCGATCAGCTCCTGGTTGATCGCGTCGGCGTTAGCGCGCAGTGCCTCAGCCACCGGAGCGAACTTCTCAGCCAGCTCCGCATCCTCGGTCTGCTTCGCCAGCTCCTCTGCCCAGTAGGTGGCCAGCCAGAAGTGGGAACCGCGGTCATCGATCTCGCCGACCTTGCGGGACGGGGACTTGCCCTCGTTCAGCAGGGTCTCAGTCGCGCGGTCCAGGGTGTCGCCCAGCACGCCGGCGCGCTGGTTGCCGTTCTGGTTCAGCTCGTGGCGGAAGGACTCCGCCAGCGCCAGGTACTCGCCCAGGGAATCCCAGCGGAGGTGGTTCTCCTCCTGCACCTGCTGGACGTGCTTCGGGGCGGAGCCGCCGGCACCGGTCTCGAACAGTCCGCCGCCAGCCATCAGCGGCACCACGGAGAGCATCTTCGCGGAGGTGCCCAGCTCCAGGATCGGGAACAGGTCCGTGTTGTAGTCACGCAGCACGTTACCGGTCACGGAGATGGTGTCCTCGCCGCGGCGGATGCGCTCCACGGAGGTGCGGGTGGCCTCAACCGGGGAAGCGATGGAGATGTCCAGGCCCTCGGTATCGTGGTCCGCCAGGTACTTGTTCACCAGCTCGATCAGGTTGCGGTCGTGCGCGCGCTCCTCATCCAGCCAGAAGATGGTCTTCATGCCGGACAGGCGTGCACGGTTCACGGCCAGCTTGACCCAGTCCTGGATCGGGGCATCCTTGGTCTGGCATGCACGCCAGATGTCGCCCTCCTCCACGTGGTGCTCAATCAGTACGTCGCCTGCGGAGTTGACCACCTGGACGGTGCCGTCGGCCGGGATCTTGAAAGTCTTGTCGTGGGAGCCGTACTCCTCAGCCTTCTTCGCCATCAGGCCCACGTTCGGCACAGTGCCCATGGTGGTCGGGTCGTACGCGCCGTTCGCGCGGCAGTCGTCGATCACGGTCTGGTACACGCCCGCGTAGGAGGAATCCGGGATGACAGCCAGGGTGTCCTGCTCCTGGTCATCTGCGTTCCACATGTGGCCGGAGGTGCGGATCATAGCCGGCATGGAAGCGTCAATGATCACGTCGGACGGCACGTGCAGGTTGGTGATGCCCTTGTGGGAGTTCACCATCGCCAGGTCCGGGCCATCTGCCAGCGCCTGGTCGAACGCAGCGCGGATCTCCTCGCCGTTACCCAGCTCGGACAGGCCCTCGAAGATGGCGCCCAGGCCGTTCTCGCCGTTCAGGCCGGCGTCCAGCAGCTCCTGGCCGTACTTGTCATACACATCCTTGAAGTAGGCGCGCACAACGTGGCCGAAGATGATCGGGTCAGAGACCTTCATCATGGTGGCCTTCAGGTGCGCGGAGAAGAGCACACCCTCCTCCTTGGCGCGCTTCACGGCGTCCAGGAGGAAAGAGTCCAGCGCCCTCGCGGACATGAAGGTGCCGTCCACAACCTCGCCCTCAAGCACCTTGAGGCCGTCCTTCAGCACCTCCTCGGTTCCGTCAGCCTTCACCAGCTTGATGGTCAGCGTGTCCTCGGACGGCATGATGACGGACTTCTCGTTGTGGCGGAAGTCATTCGCGTCCATGGTGGCCACGTTGGTCTTTGACTCCGGGGACCATGCGCCCATGGAGTGCGGGTGCTTCTTGGTGTAGTTCTTCACAGCCTCCGGCGCGCGGCGGTCAGAGTTGCCCTCACGCAGCACCGGGTTCACGGCGGAGCCCTTCACCGCGTCGTACTTCTCCTGCGCATCCTCGTAATCCGGGATGTCGAAGCCAGCCGCCTGCAGCTCGGCGATAGCCTTCTTCAGCTGCACCAGGGAAGCGGAGATGTTCGGCAGCTTGATGATGTTGGCTTCCGGCGTCTTCGCCAGCTCACCGAGCTGCGCCAGTGCGTCATCCATCCGCTGCTCATCGGTCAGGCGATCCGGGAACTGCGCCAGGATGCGACCAGCCAGGGAAATATCGGCGGTTTCCACGTCGATGCCGGCCTGGGAAGCGAATGCCTCCACGATCGGCTTCAGGGAGTACGTCGCCAGCAGCGGCGCCTCGTCGGTGCGGGTCCAGATGATCGTAGACATAGTGCTCCTTATAAGTAAGGTGTCAGACTTCAACCTCCCAGCGTACCGCCTCACGCATGCCGGTATGGTGCAAACCCATGAGCCTTACCATCGCTAGCGTCAACGTCAACGGCATCCGCGCCGCCACCAAGATCCGCAGCGAGGACAACCTCGGCATGCTCGCGTGGCTCGCCGGGACCACGGCGGACGTGGTGCTGATGCAGGAGGTCCGCGCCACCGAGGCCGAGGCCACCGCCGCACTCGCCCCCGCGCTCGAGGCCGGCTGGCACCTCGCCGTCGCCCCCGCCACCGCGCCCGGGGCCAAGGGCCGCGCCGGGGTGGGCATTCTTTCGCGCACCCCGCTTGCCGACGTCCGCGTGGGCATCCCCACCTTCGAAGACGCCGGCCGTTTCATCAGGGCCACACTTCACGACGGTACCGTTGTCGCCTCCCTTTACCTCCCCAGCGGGTCGGCCGGTACGGCGAAACAGGACGAGAAGTACCGCTTCCTGGACGAGTTCGAGCCGCTGCTCGCCCAGTGGGCCGAGGAGGAGCCCGACATGGTGATCGGCGGCGACTGGAACATCTGCCACCGCCGCGAAGACTTGAAGAATTGGAAGACGAACCACAAAAAATCCGGCTTCCTGCCGCACGAGCGCGCGTTCATGGATGCCGTGTTCGGTTGCTTCCCGGACGAGGAGGCGCAGGATGCAGAGCTTAAGAACCTGCCGGGTTGGGCTGGTGCGGTCGAGTACGTCTCAAAGAAGCGTCGAGAAGCATGCGCGGACCCTGGATGGTTCGATGTGGCGCGGCGCTTGAACCCGGAGGACGCGGGGTACACGTGGTGGACGTTCCGCGGGCAGGCGTTCAACAACAACGCGGGCTGGCGCATCGACGTGCAGGCGGCTACGGCCAACATGCTTGAGCGGGCGCAGCGCGCGTGGGTGGACCGCGTGGCGACTGTGGAAGAGCGCTGGTCAGATCACTCTCCGCTGGTGGTGGAGTACCGGTAGCTCGGAACCTTTTCGGGGGAGGGGGTAGCGCTAAAAAGGGGCTGGCCTTGAAAGACTGGCCAGCCCTGGAACCCCGCTAGCGCGGGGAGGATGAGGATCCCAGAATGATAGCGGGCTCATCCCCGCGGGCGCGGGGAGCCAGCCTGGGATCTCCGGATTGACTTTACAAATCAACCGGTGCCACTGGGTATTCAGGATTTTTCGGTATCTCTGGCGATAATTCATGAACGCTAT
Above is a genomic segment from Corynebacterium sp. CNCTC7651 containing:
- the ccmA gene encoding heme ABC exporter ATP-binding protein CcmA; translated protein: MTIQVNEVSCAFGERTVLQAFTATFRAGRITALTGPSGSGKTTLLNMLGGLTTPDSGTIEFEGLDIASMNSRARRKFRRSNVGYLFQDYGLVSDLSVMENIKIAVPRVSRETMEAALNEVGLGGSEKRTVSELSGGEQQRIALARVILAQPKIVLADEPTGALDKANAQLVLKHLRHFAQKGAVVVVATHSAFISNNSDEVVEL
- the ppc gene encoding phosphoenolpyruvate carboxylase, which translates into the protein MSVQPADHVREDIRLLGRVLGRVIAKQEGQEIFDLVESTRRAAFDISHGDAAPEDLLAVFHDMDITKMNLVARAFSHFALLTNLVEDLDDEKVAAPVSLRTSFAHLKDSGVDADKVAELISGAQVSPVLTAHPTETRRRTVFDTQTHIKRLLSELHAGADPAAIEREMELRMTLMWQTALIRIARPRLEDEIDVGLRYYKLSLLEQIPALNRAIRYELRDTFERDLELTPVVRPGSWIGGDHDGNPYVNADTLTYATRQAADAVLGYYVDELGELERELSLSDRYSTSSEELSKLAESANNTAESRVDEPYRRAIYGIRHRVAATREVLAGEPRTGEHLPYADPGELLADLDVIDASLRAHGGAIIADDRLGRLRSAVTTFGFHLYTLDLRQNSESFEKVVAEVLSVAGVCEDYASLMEEDRVEVLVEELRTPRPLLRAEAQLSDDTRKEMGILAAAARAVQDLGQGAIAQCIIAMTGAVSDILEPMVLLKEVGLNGVNVVPLFETIEDLAHGARILEDLWSLPFYREHLRARGDVQEVMLGYSDSNKDGGYLQANWALYDAELALVELCNRHGIHLRLAHGRGGAVGRGGGPTYDAILAQPKGAVAGSIRITEQGEIISAKYGSPETARRHLEALVAGTLEASLLDTEPIEDPTRAYDIMRTLAAYSGEKYKELIGDPGFIGYFTQSTPLHEIGELNLGSRPASRKQTTAISDLRAIPWVLSWAQSRTNVPGWFGVGTAVERWAGESEERWEDLRELYRDWPFFRSVLSNMAQVMAKAEMSLARLYADLVEDREVAERIYTLIADEFQRTKVVYFRITGHTDLVAENQRQARSLKRRYPYLLPLNAIQLELLRRYRAGDETFLVSKTIQVTMNGLATALRNAG
- a CDS encoding exodeoxyribonuclease III produces the protein MSLTIASVNVNGIRAATKIRSEDNLGMLAWLAGTTADVVLMQEVRATEAEATAALAPALEAGWHLAVAPATAPGAKGRAGVGILSRTPLADVRVGIPTFEDAGRFIRATLHDGTVVASLYLPSGSAGTAKQDEKYRFLDEFEPLLAQWAEEEPDMVIGGDWNICHRREDLKNWKTNHKKSGFLPHERAFMDAVFGCFPDEEAQDAELKNLPGWAGAVEYVSKKRREACADPGWFDVARRLNPEDAGYTWWTFRGQAFNNNAGWRIDVQAATANMLERAQRAWVDRVATVEERWSDHSPLVVEYR
- a CDS encoding NADP-dependent isocitrate dehydrogenase, coding for MSTIIWTRTDEAPLLATYSLKPIVEAFASQAGIDVETADISLAGRILAQFPDRLTDEQRMDDALAQLGELAKTPEANIIKLPNISASLVQLKKAIAELQAAGFDIPDYEDAQEKYDAVKGSAVNPVLREGNSDRRAPEAVKNYTKKHPHSMGAWSPESKTNVATMDANDFRHNEKSVIMPSEDTLTIKLVKADGTEEVLKDGLKVLEGEVVDGTFMSARALDSFLLDAVKRAKEEGVLFSAHLKATMMKVSDPIIFGHVVRAYFKDVYDKYGQELLDAGLNGENGLGAIFEGLSELGNGEEIRAAFDQALADGPDLAMVNSHKGITNLHVPSDVIIDASMPAMIRTSGHMWNADDQEQDTLAVIPDSSYAGVYQTVIDDCRANGAYDPTTMGTVPNVGLMAKKAEEYGSHDKTFKIPADGTVQVVNSAGDVLIEHHVEEGDIWRACQTKDAPIQDWVKLAVNRARLSGMKTIFWLDEERAHDRNLIELVNKYLADHDTEGLDISIASPVEATRTSVERIRRGEDTISVTGNVLRDYNTDLFPILELGTSAKMLSVVPLMAGGGLFETGAGGSAPKHVQQVQEENHLRWDSLGEYLALAESFRHELNQNGNQRAGVLGDTLDRATETLLNEGKSPSRKVGEIDDRGSHFWLATYWAEELAKQTEDAELAEKFAPVAEALRANADAINQELIDAQGGAVDLGGYYWPDEEKTSAVMRPSATFNKIIDALEK